Below is a window of Brassica napus cultivar Da-Ae chromosome A5, Da-Ae, whole genome shotgun sequence DNA.
ATCGAATAAAACAATCAACGTTCTAGGGGCAATAGATAAGACTCTAAAAGGGGAGATGgctaatgattttttttcatgtttttgtatcTCATTGATGGATCAGTTTTCAGAACATTTCtaatatatttcatttatttaaaaaaaaataaacttactCCAAAATAGTGTACTTAATCATGAATCCAAGAAATGAAATGATAAATATGGTATTTAtttagaataattttattttgtatttaattttagagctaaaaatcaaatagaattgaaaaatattttactcaaagaaagattatacccttaattatatatatttataaactgaAAAATTGTTTATTAAGTATTTAATATCTATCGTGCATGGCGTAGAAGCGATGACGTAAAGATGATGACGCAGAGGAGAATCCTCTGATAAGGATTCGAGCTTTAAACTTTAATTTTAAGCATGTGGTTCAAAACTCGGGAGGCAGGACCATATAAGGTTCTAATGTTAGCATCTATATAACTATTTTCTCGTCAACGCTCCTATAAATTAACGTATGTATATGTATGGTCTAATACTTTGGAGgtccatttttattttgattcaatGTATCGCATAGTCTTTGCTTAAAGCCTGTGATATTCCCTCTAAAGGAACATGTTGTTATCAAAAACTTCAAATTCAAAAGATCTCCACATGCATTAACGTAATATAGTAATGGTTATATAGTAAAAATCCAGCTGTCTCTGGCAATCGAGCATCCTGactttaataaaaatttctttCAGTTCTAAGCGGTTAcactatatacatataatattacgAATCCAGAAAATTTAGATACTGATTATAAGTCTATACTTATTTGgtttatcaaattatttagttatccttaattaatcaatgtcaggaatatatttttatcctaTATTTGTCtacattcaaataaaaatatatacatcgAATCATTTGGTTTAATACTTAACTAACATGTTTAAATTTAGTTTCATAAGGGTGTGTGTGATGCTATATGGAACTCTATAAAAGTCAACTATTTAAAAATGctaagaaaagagagaaacataaaagaaataatttgtAAGAAGTCTTTcccgaaaaaataaaataataatttgtaacAAGTCTACCATTTGCAGTGTAAAAAGGTCAAAAGTTCTTTCCATTAACCGTAAAAAGGTGAAATTTCAAAGTTGGAAGGAAGTAAATGCAATGCATGTTGCCTAAACTCGGACACTATGGGAGTTGACTTTGATTGGTCGGAATATATAATCTCACAAAAGCAACAACGGTCGAAGCTTTGTGAAGGgaagaatttttaaaagaaagtacttagcaaaaaaaaaaatttttaaaagaaagtaAAACATACGCATACACAATAGTGGAAGCAGATGAATATTAAGGAACCCAAATCAAAGATGACCGGCGATGATTAAGGTTATAAAAGTCCATCCTCAACCGACACTTTTGGGAGGAAATACAAAGACATCGTAAGAGACCCACTCTCATTACTATTCTATTATGTTTTGTCAAATATTGCAACACACAACACGTTTGGACTTTAGAGTCAAACGTACACATGGTTTTAAAGATCACAACGTATGGGTTTAAGCTTTTCTAGACCACAGTATGCCTAGTGTATTACTGAAGGGAAGCAGAGCCAAGTGTTTGTGTCGCAATGGCTTGAATCCGCCTCTTGGCATCTACAAAGTATCCAAAATTTGGGGCATGGTGTAAACCCAAGTTCCTGTTATTTGGTTAAGTCTGTGCTTGGGTTTTTGATGCATCGTAGCttctattttccttttttattatagTTATGTTTTCATAAGGATAATTATAAATCTTTTAGAGATAATGATTACTTTAGATATTAGAATTCCTTACGGTATTAGTAGTGGCTTAATATATATAGGCACCTTAGGTCTTTGTAAAAAAATCAACttattcatattttataaaacttgtTTGTTGAGAATGTCACCAAGATCAAAAGACATTCTTGGTAGTTACAAGTTTCTAAGTTTCCGCTCTATTTTGGTTTTGGTCCATATAGTTTACATGATAATCCATTAACAGACGATTGACTATTCACTGTCAtttattggaagatattccaAACTCGGATCATTTAGTTTAGTATccaatttattttttagaaCTAAATATGTATCGTTTCTGGTGGATAAGGGCCGATCGGACCGGCGGATAAGCGGATAGAGATATAAAAAGATAtctgaaactaaaatataaccaaatatCGCAACTAGGTGTCTGGGTAGAGAGCCCACTAAAAATTCACTACTCACCATGATATTAGTTTTATAGCCCATTAAATTAAATGGCACGTATATCTTCTGGTTACTCCTCACCCAGTAAACAATTGATTCGGTGTGTATATAGTCAGAGATGTCGTTTCCATCAGAGGTCTCCATTTTTCACATGGTTATTTTGCCTCCTTGTAACTTTGTTATCAACTATTTCTCATTAGATAGTACAACGCATAATGGGAAATTAAGCATTTGAAACGTATGTAACGTCCTTATCTATCAGAGTAGTAGTTTTGTTCAAACTCATATCAATTGAAAGAAAAAAGGGAGAGGTTAAGTACCATAGAAATTTAGCAAGGTAAACATGATATGCTAGAAGTTGATGTATATATAGATGAAGAAcaatttaactaaaaaagttacgAGTTATTTGATGATGTTTATTAAAACTTGGGATTAAAGATGGAACATGATCTGGAACACTCGAGTTTAATTTGATGTGGTGGTATTATATAGTAATGCTGTCAGAAATTAAAGGACGTACGTGAATCTCTTATGGTTATGAGATAGAAATATGATGTGATTCGAGACGTAGAAAAACGGTCACGTTCCTTCGTGTATTTGTTTGCAATTTTATGGAGGACAAAAACTTGTAGAGATTCAGCTATGGAGATTGAGAAAGAACATTCTACTTGTCGTGCGTGTGATCGGAGTGTTGAAAAAGCATGTGCTAATGTATGatcaagttttaataaaactcaTTACGAGCATTTTTTTCCCACTGATACGAAGGTATTAAAATACATAAGTCAAGTAGATGAATAACAAGTCTTCCTCACAACACCGTAGCTGCTTCTAGCGTTTTCCGTGTTAATAGTTTAAATTTCCCCGTTAGGTCACTTCCAGAACTTTCACCAAACGCCAATCACCACCGTCTGATATTAAATTTACACGTGTACGCTCCAGATTTCATGATGACAACTAAACCTCTCGTCTATAATAATCCCCCGTTGAGCCACCTCATTATCATCACTAAACACaacaacataaacaaaacaactCTTGTCTCATCACACTTGTCTAAATCCTCTAAAATCACGTGCTGCTCACATGGCTCCGGAGCTCACACAAACCACCACAGCTAAATCCGCCGTGACGTTAACAAAACCGTCGCCTCCAGTTCACGGCGGTCGAGCCTACGTGACGTTTCTCGCCGGTAACGGTGACTACGTGAAAGGAGTCGTTGGTTTAGCCAAAGGACTAAGAAAAGTCAAATCAGCGTATCCACTCGTTGTGGCGATACTACCAGACGTCCCGGAGGAGCACCGTCGTATACTCGTGGAACAAGGTTGCATCGTCCGCGAGATCGAACCGGTTTACCCACCCGAGAACCAAACTCAGTTTGCCATGGCTTATTACGTCATCAACTATTCCAAACTCCGTATCTGGAAGGTACTATTAAACGACGTCGTTTAACTTCCTTTTATTTTGAGTTAGTTTGAAAATAACTAACTTATAAAATATGGTTATTGCTCTGTTGTGTAGTTTGTGGAGTACAGTAAAATGATATACTTAGATGGAGACATTCAAGTTTACGAGAACATCGATCACTTGTTCGATCTCCCTGACGGGTACTTTTACGCGGTGATGGACTGTTTCTGCGAGAAGACATGGAGCCACACGCCGCAATACAAGATCGGGTACTGCCAACAGTGCCCTGAGAGAGTTCAGTGGCCAAAGGCGGAGCTTGGAGAGCCACCGGCTCTCTACTTCAACGCTGGAATGTTCGTGTTTGAACCTGGCCTTGATACTTATGAGGATCTGCTCAGGACCCTTAAGGTTACTCCCCCTACTCCTTTCGCTGAACAGGTAAGGAAAACGCTAAGTGACCTCTGACTGGTTCTGTTCTGTTTCTTCTTGCTCTGTGCTAAGTTGTGGATTTGATGGTGCAGGACTTTCTGAACATGTATTTCAAGAAAATCTACAAGCCGATACCTTTGGTTTACAATCTTGTCCTGGCGATGCTATGGCGTCACCCAGAAAATGTCGAGCTCGATAAAGTCAAGGTGGTTCACTACTGTGCTGCGGTGAGTTACTTTACATCCAagcttttctgtttttgttcaGACCAATGGTTGTTTTTGAGTTTTAACGTACTAGTCTTTTGTTGCCTTTCTAATTATAGGGTTCGAAGCCATGGAGATACACAGGGAAGGAGGCGAATATGGAGAGAGAAGACATCAAAATGTTAGTGAACAAGTGGTGGGACATTTACAAGGACGGTTCCTTGGACTACAAGAAACCTGAAGCAGAGTCGGATCTAGTGAATCTGAAGCCGTTCATCAACGCTCTTACTGAAGCTGGACGGGTCAAGTACGTGACTGCACCGTCCGCTGCTTGAATGTCAAAATTGTCGGTGAAGTAGATTCGGTTTTTGTGGAGCAGCAGGTGGATTATGAGTTGTTGTGTTGTTACGACAACCACACATGCTGTCTCTGGTTTCATGTGTGTTTTGTGGTTGACGCGTGTTTTTTGTTCCCTTAATTTCCGAGTgtgtttttatgattttttgtgtAATGTAAGCTGTATATTTAGTTCAAATTTTAATAACGATATTGATTATCGAACAGTAAAGATCTGTTTACTCTGAAGCTCAAAGAAGGAACTGGATACAAGGATAAAActgattaaaagaaaagaacGTACTCACTTCAGGAAGAAAATGCAAAAAAGAAAAGGCTTATGATTTATTCAAGGAAAGTACTAATGGTTAAAGAACAGACGAAGAAGAATgtataacataataaaaacttGGTTTCGTTTTGTAGTGCTAGAGAAACAGACCCCTTACTTTGatgtataaaacaaaacaagcaAAGATGAATCCTGCAATCTCCTCTTTCTACGCCTGCACATCACGCGTTGAAAGTTTGTCTCAAAACTCCCAGAAATGATAAAATCAGAATTTTAGTTGAAAGAGAGCGAGTAGAGCATAATAGTTAGTACCTTGTTTGCGATGTTGTTGGAGAGCCAGTCAAGTCCCTCGTAGAGTCCTTCTCCAGAGGTGGCACATGTGCTCTGAATGTACCTGTCATTACAATGATCACCATATTA
It encodes the following:
- the LOC106436392 gene encoding galactinol synthase 1 is translated as MAPELTQTTTAKSAVTLTKPSPPVHGGRAYVTFLAGNGDYVKGVVGLAKGLRKVKSAYPLVVAILPDVPEEHRRILVEQGCIVREIEPVYPPENQTQFAMAYYVINYSKLRIWKFVEYSKMIYLDGDIQVYENIDHLFDLPDGYFYAVMDCFCEKTWSHTPQYKIGYCQQCPERVQWPKAELGEPPALYFNAGMFVFEPGLDTYEDLLRTLKVTPPTPFAEQDFLNMYFKKIYKPIPLVYNLVLAMLWRHPENVELDKVKVVHYCAAGSKPWRYTGKEANMEREDIKMLVNKWWDIYKDGSLDYKKPEAESDLVNLKPFINALTEAGRVKYVTAPSAA